The sequence GGCTGAACTTGCGCAGCCCACACACCTCGGTCCGGTGCCTCTCACAAAGGTCTCGCTCGCCGTGGCTTTATCAACTCAGAACGCAACAGGCACCAGAAGGCCATCCAAGCACCTTCCATCCTGTGCCGGCATCACCACTCACATTCAGAACCTCCAGTGCTCCATGACCGCAGCGAGCACAGAACGGTGAAGCCTCGACGATAACGAGCGGGTCTCGGACCGAGACAGATGAACTACGACCCAGTCGTCGAGAGCAGGCTGGTAGCCACACTCACGAGTTCCTCGGCGTCGGCTTCACGCAGCCGCTCGTCGCCGAGCAGCAAGCGTTGTCGCGGGCGGCCCACGTCAATCGGCACTTTCTCCGTTTCGATCAGGCCCCGCTCTTCGAGGTGGTTTTTCGCCCGCGAGAACGTCGCCTTGCTCGCCACACCCACTCTCTCGCCCCACTTCGAGACATCGTAGAGCATCTCCTCGTGTTTCGCCGCCACAAGCACACTCACATCTACCTCATCGAGACTGCTCTCGGCACTCCGCGTCGTCGCAAGCGCCCCCACCATCTCCTCGAAATCTGATTCGACATCCGCACCGAACTCCGCTGTGAGCGAGTCTGCGACCTGTGAGTGTGCCGGCGTCCGCAACCCGAACTCCTCACCTGTCTCCCACGCACTTGCCCAGCGATTGCGGGTGGCGTCAACGAACTCGCTATCGTCACTCACAAGCCCTGCAACCGTCTCACCTGCCGGAACGACAGAGACCACTTCCTCGTCGGTGACGACCAGCATGTTCTCGAACGGTTCGTCGGTGGTTCGCACTGAGAGTGTCTCCGCTGCGATCAAGTCCGCGGCCGTGCTCGCAAGAACGAAATCACTCCGGAGCCACTTCAAGACGGACTCCGCGGCCAGCAGCCGCACTCTCGGGGGATCATCCAACGCTCGCAGAATCTCGATCAGTTCTTCGACGCTATCCTCGTCGAAACCAACACCGAGAATCTCGCTGACCTCCTCTGGCAGGACAGCGCGGAACACCTCACTCCGGGATGACCGAACGCTCGTTGTGTTAGTTGCCATCAGCTGAACTATGATTCCAAGGTATATCGACCTTTTGGCTACTATTTCGCGCCCTCAATGAACCGAGGCGACGAAGAATACAAGCTCCAGCGATTGGCGTCAACGCTCGTCTGACCCCGCACTGAAGGAACTTCCCGGTGAGAACTCCGTCAACTCCTTGATCTCCTGTTCCAGCCGGTCGATCTCTTGACGAAGCACATCGGCTTCCGGATCGTCACCCACCGCCAGCCGGTCTTTCAGCCCCTGAAGCCGTGTCTCTTTGCGCTCCTCGTCGACGTCGGCCTTCCTCACATACTCGCTCTCGGAGACGTCGTACACGGCCGACTCCGGCACAGGGACCACTTCCAGCGCTTCGTCGACCTTCCCGCGGTCGACATCCATCACTTGCTCACGATCGATCGATAGTGAACCGCCGCTTGAGACCCACTACTACTCGTCCGAGCAACGCTCCAGAGTGAGTATCGAGATCAAGGCAACGATCGCCGAGACGGTAGCGCCGGCAGTTAGCCTGCGATCACCGCCACCCCTCGAACGGATCGTTGGTGTTCGAGACCGTCAGCACGATTGTCTAGCGTGGGTGCCGACGACGCACTGACCTGCCCGCTCCCGTTCGCAGCGGTGATGGTCAGTGGGTGGGACGCGATCTCTTGGAGACTGGAGGCAACGTACGAATAGTTGCCCGGCTCCTTGTCCGCCGCGATCTCGTAGGTGAACGACACGGTGGTGCTCTCGCCGCCGTCGATCGTCACCTCCTGTGGCGTTGCCTGTGGCCGGAAGTTTGCGAGCATCTCCTGCGTGCCGAGTTCGCCGAGGTCGTACTGGCTGACTGCCGACGCCTCGCTGAGGAAGGGGTAGATCGTCTGTGTCCCTTCTTCGTCACCAGTGTTGGTGATGGTGGCGGTCGCCGTGAACTCCTCGCCCTGGCCGACTTCCGAGGGACCGGTCAGGTTCGAGACCGCGAANAGTGTTGGTGATGGTGGCGGTCGCCGTGAACTCCTCGCCCTGGCCGACTTCCGAGGGACCGGTCAGGTTCGAGACCGCGAAGTACGCCGGCTCCGGCTCGCCACCTTCGACCGAGATGTTTGCGATCGCACTATCGTCGGCCGTCTCGATCCCGTGCTCATAGGTGCCCTCCGTGGCCGGCACCGTCGGCGAGAACGCGACTGTCGTGCTCTCGCCCGGACCCAGCGTCACGTTGCTCGTGTTCGCCGTCGATCCGTTGAACAGGTACTCGACCGTCTGCGTGCCGGTGGTGTTGCCCGTGTTGGTGATCGTCGCATTCACGCCGATCTCCGCACCGGGTTCAGCCGTGGTGGGGGCGGAGAGGTCCGAGACCGAGTAGTTCGCCTCACCGGGAGTCTCGGACTCCTCAATCGTGATCGTCGTCGACGCCACCTCGTCGGCGGAGGCACCGTGGCGGTACTCGCCCGGTTCGCGGCTCGTCGAGACGTCGTAGGTGAACGTCACGGTAGTGCTCTCACCGCCATCGAGCGTCACTCGTTCGGAGAGATGGGAGCTGGCAGTGAACATCTCCCCACCGAAATCAGTGCCCGGCGGGAAGTAGAACACCGTCCGGGTGGTTTGCTCCGCCCCGGTGTTGGTGATCGTCGCGCTGACGTTGATCGTCTCACCCTGCGCCGCGGTGTCGGGCGCGCTCAGGTCCGAGACCGCCAAGAACGACCCGACCGTGAAATTCTGGGTGGCGGTGCCGTTCGCCGGCACTTCGACGAAGCTGATGTCGGTAGCGTTGTAGCCGTCGGCGTTCGCCCGCAGCGCATACGTGCCGCGGTCGAGATCATTGATCTCGTAGGAGCCGTCCTCGTCAGTGGTCACGTTGAACGCGCCTTGGTCGGCGTCGACCACGTGTGCACCCTCGATGGGCACGCCCGCGGCGTTCTCCACGTAGCCCGTGATGGAACCGTTACGCGGCGTGATTTGGAAGTCGACGCCCGTAACTTCCTCACCGGGTGCGACCGTAACGACCTCCTGCGGTCGGTACTCGCCCGGCGTGTCGGCGACGTTCACGACGTAGTTGCCCGGCGGCACGTCGAGGGTGTACGTGCCATTGTCCGCGGTCGTCGCCTCGTGGACGTTGCCCTCGTTGTCCTCGGCAGCGACGGTGACGTTCGCGACCGGCTCACCCGTGTCGCTCGCGGTGACCGTTCCGCTGATCGACCCGTCCATCGGGGCAAGCGAGAAGTCCTGGGTGACCGTTCCGTTCGCCGGTACCTCGACCGCCGTAGTTTCGTTAGTGTAGCCGTCGGGCGACACCGTGACGTTGTGCGTGCCCGCGGGCACGTCCTCGATCCGGTAGGTGCCGTCCTCGTCGGTCACGGCGGTATAGTTGCCGTCGTCGACCGCGACGGAGATGTTGGCCGGCGCGTCCTCGATCGGGTCGCCGGTCGCGTTGTTCACGACTGTGCCTTCGACGGCACCCCGATCGACATCGATCGTGACCGGCGCAGTATCTACATCATCTTCGGAAGTAACGGTATGGAACCAGTCCGCCGATATATCGAGGTCGTCGCCGATCGTGTAGGTGAATTCGATGGTCTCGCTCTCACCAGGGTCGAGCGTGACGTTCGCGGACGTATCATCCTGTGATGCCACCTCACCGGCACCAGTCCCGCCGGGACCGGTCACGTACGTGACCGTATTCGCCAAGGTTTGGTTCGCAGCCTCGGTGAAGTCTGGGTTTTGGACGAATGATTCCCGACCGAGCGATGACGCGAGCACCGTCGAGTTGGCGGAATCGGCACCCAGACCCGAGCCACCAATGGTACTGCTCTCTGCTCCGACATCCGCGATCACTTCGCCGCTGTAGCCGCTAAACCAACTACGATCAGCATAGTCCGCAGTGTGGATCGGAACGGTTTCGCCAGGATCGGCCATCCCTTCGAAGATCGGATGGTCTTGGGTGACATTATAGTAGACAGGCGTGCTGCCGCCGTCGCCATCGGTAGCGCCACTCGGATTGCCGGTTGCAGCGGATAGTTCCGGGATAGCGTCGCTGCCCGACCCCCAGCCGTCGAGCCAGACGACACCGGTCTGCTGACCGTTGGTCGCCTCAACGAATGACTGCACATCGAGTTCGGCTGGGTCAAGGTCCTGCATTACGAACGTGTCGTACTCACCGACCGCTTCCATCGCGTTCTGATCCTCGACCATCGTGACGTTGTACTGATCGGGGAGTTCCTTCCGGAGTGTCGAAGCGACCTGCTCGCCGTATCCTTCATCAGAGTCGACGACAGCGACAGCGGTTTCGCCCTGCATCAGGTCATACGTTACTGTTTGTTCGTCGGTCGCGTTGCCAGTGTTCTCAACCGATGCGGAGACGTTGATTGTCTCGCCGAGGCTGGCCTCGTCGGGTGCGTCGGTGATGTTGACGTCGAAGAACCCTTCAAGCACCATGATGTTCGCGGTCGCCGAGTCGTCTTCCGTGTGAACACCGTGTTGATAGGTTCCGGCGTTCACGCCCTCGGTCTCGATGTCTTCGAACCCGACGGTGGTGCTCTCGCCCGCACCGAGTGTGACGTTCGTGGTCCGCTCGCTGCTCCCGCGGAAGCGATATTCGACGGTCTGGGTGTCCTCCTGATTGCCCGTGTTCGTGACGGTCGCGTTCACGTCGAACGCATTGCCCTGCTCGACTTCACTCGGCGCGCTCAGGTCCGAGACGGCGAAGTTCGACCCGAGAACCGTGATCTCGTCGCTCGCGGAGTCGTCCTCACTGAATACCCCGACGTGGTAGTCACCCGCGCCGATTTCGTCCGCGTCGACCTCGAACGTCACCGTGGTCTCGTGTGGTCGGTCGACGGGATCGTCGACGCCCGCGGGTGCCATGTCGATCGTCTTGTTTGTGACCGGCGTTCCATCGCCGAGATCGCTCTCGTTTTCGGAAACGTGGAGCGAGACTGCTTGGATCGCTCCCTCGTCACCGGGATTCGTGAGAGTGGCAGTAACGGTGATCGTCTCGTTCTCGGCGACTTCGTCGGGTGCGGTCAGATTCGAGACCTGGATCGCGCCCTCGTCGAGCGTCCCCTGGACTTTGCGCTGGAGCAGGCGGAGGTCGTCGGTCGTGACCTCGCCGTCGCGGTTCATGTCCGCGAGGTTCGCGTTGAAGCTCTCGGGTTCCTCACCGTAGAGGTACTGCTGGGTCAGCCGAACGTCCTGGACGTTGACGTCGCCGTTCTCGTTGACGTCACCGAGTTCGGACTCGGGGGCGGAGACGGCGAGCTGCTGGGTTGCGTTGTAGACGTCGATGATACCCATCCCGTACCGGGTGTCCTTCTCGTCGTCCGGTGCCGGGGCATCGTCGGGTTTCCACGCCGTACTGTTGAGTGCCTGCTGGATCTCGGAGACCGAGGCGTCGGGGTTCGCCGAATGGATCAACGCAGTCGCGCCCGCGACGTGCGGGGTGGCCATCGAAGTGCCCGAGAAGGTGTCGTCGTACCCACCGCCGGGAACCGAGCTCAGTACGTTCACGCCAGGTGCGGAGACGTTCGGCTTGATGAACGTNGTGCCCGAGAAGGTGTCGTCGTACCCACCGCCGGGAACCGAGCTCAGTACGTTCACGCCAGGTGCGGAGACGTTCGGCTTGATGAACGTGTCCGGCCATTCGGCAGGTGGGTCGTCCCACTCACTTTTGTCGATGACTTGGCCGCTGGAGAAGTCAGCGATGTCGCCATCAGCGTTCGAAGCGCCGATGGAGAACGTCTTGAAGTCGTTGCCGGGCGAGCCGACACAGCCCTCGCCGCTGTTGCCGGCCGCGGCGACGAAGCTCGTCCCCGAAGCTTTGGTGTTCTCGACGACCGGAATCCACGCCTGGGAGTAGACCGGGCCGAACAGACCACAGCCTGCACCGAGGCTCAGGCTCGCCACGTCGGCTCCCTCGCTGACAGCCCACTGAACCCCGCCGATGACTTGGGTAGTCGAGCCGCTGCCGCCCGGAATGACCATCCCATGCATCAGCTGGACGTTAGGTGCGACGCCGATTGCCGTGCCGCTCGCGTCGCCGCCCGAAACGGTGCCGCTGACGTGCGTGCCGTGTTCGGCGCTGTCACGCGGTTCGGAGCCGGGGACCTGGTTACCGTTCTCGTCGAACTCGGCCCATCCACCGGGGTAGGTCGCGTTCGATTCGTTTTCGGTGTAGAGGTCGATGTCCGGGTGGTCGATGTCGACGCCGGTGTCGAGCACCGCGACCTTGGTTCCCTCGCCGCGGGTGTCGAACTCGTTCCAGGTCTGTGTGGCGTTGATCTGGTCTAACCCGTAAGTGGTGTTGACGTCGCTCGGGCTGGTTTCCGAGCGGTCATCCGCTGGTTGGACGTTCTCGGGTGGCTTCGGAACCGAGATCTCGCGGCTCTTGACGACCGCGTTGACACCCTTGATCTCGGCCAGCGACCGAACGCTGGTCCGATCCGTGTCGACGGTGACCGCGACGAGGTTGGCGATCCAGAACCTGTTCGTGACGTCGACACCACCGAGATCGCGGGTGCCAGCCATTACTGACGCCTGTGTAGACCTGGCGTGGTCTTTCAGCGTGGTGATGGTTTCCTCTCGGCTGGCACTCCGATCAACGGATGCTTGGTCGAGAACGAGTAGTGTCCGGACCGTCCCGTTGGCGTCCTGGAGCGCCGGATCGATCGGAGCCGTTTTGGATTGAGTCGAGTCAGCGGATTGGGCGGTTCGTGCCTGTCCACCAACGGAACTCAGCTGTGTGGTATCCGAAGCGATGCTGTGTTGTGCAGAGTGTTGGCCCACTCCCAGTGCACCAGCGAACGGTGCTGCCATGGAAAGTGTGACCACCCCCGCAACGATGATTGCGAGAAGTGTAGTGTATTTGCGTGACATAATTCACACGGTTTTGTTTCGGGAACACACGCAATAGTATATCACCGATTTCGGTAATATTCTCATGCGTGATATCCTCTGCCTCAGGCGCACCAATAATAAACCTACTCCTGTTTTCATGATCATAAGTATAGACTAATGGCTCGCAACGAGCGTTGTTGTACAATCTCCCACAATATTGGTCATTTGACTATATCTGCGGAGGGTGAAGTCTAGCAGATAATCTCCGCATGTGATTCTGAATATTATGTTATAGGCAAGAGTTCGTAAAGTCCTTGGGAAAATCGGCCGGCTACTTTTGTTAGTCGGCTATGACCGAGACTGATCGTTTCAGTTCCACCGGAACTCCAAAGAGAACCAGTGAGGAAATCACGTCCGAGTAGATATCTGGATCCTTTATCAACAGACTACATGTAAGGTGAAGATATGCCGATCAAGGAATATGAATGGGAGTCTCTGGAATACGAACATGAACCGCTGCTCAAAGCACTCGAAACCCAGCTCCAAGAGGGATTCCCCCAAGCATATACTCTCGAGGAGTTGGCGAACGAGCTCCGTATAGTGGAGGAGGTGGATGCCGAACCCGATCTCTTTCTTCGAACGGAGCTGTACGTGTACTTGGATATCCTCGTTGACCGTGGGAGAATCGAAGCCAAGGATTCTGGAGGGTACGTCCCTGAACCGACCACATACTACCGTGCAAAAGGCTCTGCGGAGACAGACTGACACCGTCCAGTTCGACTGCTGGAATACTGACAGCCTCCGGCGCTCGTTTCGGCCACTGCAGTGGCTCTCACGACCCTGGGGAGACCGGAGCCCTAACAAGATGAGAATCCGGTTGTTTCACTCTGCGCTGTCCGCGAACGCACTCCCTGGCGAGAACTTCGTTAACTCCTCGATCTCTTGTTCCAGTCGATCGATCTCCTGGCGCAGTACCTCCGCCTCGGGATCGTCGCTCACTGCCAGCCGGTCTTTGAGGCCCTGGAGCCGCGTCTCCTTGCGTTCCTCGTCGACGTCGGCCTTCCGGACGTATTCGCTCTCGGAGACGTCGTACACGGCCGACTCCGGCACAGAGACTACATCCAGTGCTTCGTCAACCTTTCCGCGGTCGACGCCCACCAACCGGTCGCGATCGATCCCGGTATCCTCGAACGCTTCCAGCACGGTCTCGTCGTCTTTCAGCGAGCGATTCTGGCGCGTGGTACGCTGGACCGAACCGTACTGGCCGTGAGCCGGCCGGTCGTGTTGGACGCGATCCAGCAGCACGTCAGTCACGTCCTTGCGGAGATCGTTGGCGTTGCGCTGGACATCCGACAACAACGTGTAGAGGTTGATCAGCGCTGATGTCTCTACCTCGTCGAAAGCACTCATCTCCTCGCGTTCGAGGACATCGATCAGCAGGAGCATATCCGCATAGACGTCGATGTCCGGCTCCTCGCGCTCGCTCTCCTGCTCGTCGTCCCCACCCGCGCTCATCGAGAGATGGGGCGCGTCGTCCAGCACTGCGCTCTCGTCGACCTCATCGAGCTCGGTCAGCGTCCCCTCGCGTTCGTCGAGCACGTATCGTGGATGGAGTGCAAGCACCGCCGCGTAGGGTTCGGCCTTCGGCGGCAGCCGGTCGAGCTCGAAGCCGTCGAGTGCCTCGTGGGTGTGCTCGGCGAGCGCTTCGAACTGCTCGCGATCCAACGGTTGTGAATCGCTCGAATCGGTATCCTCGATGATGATCCGTGGCTCCTGGAC is a genomic window of Halococcus salifodinae DSM 8989 containing:
- a CDS encoding beta-sandwich domain-containing protein; amino-acid sequence: MSRKYTTLLAIIVAGVVTLSMAAPFAGALGVGQHSAQHSIASDTTQLSSVGGQARTAQSADSTQSKTAPIDPALQDANGTVRTLLVLDQASVDRSASREETITTLKDHARSTQASVMAGTRDLGGVDVTNRFWIANLVAVTVDTDRTSVRSLAEIKGVNAVVKSREISVPKPPENVQPADDRSETSPSDVNTTYGLDQINATQTWNEFDTRGEGTKVAVLDTGVDIDHPDIDLYTENESNATYPGGWAEFDENGNQVPGSEPRDSAEHGTHVSGTVSGGDASGTAIGVAPNVQLMHGMVIPGGSGSTTQVIGGVQWAVSEGADVASLSLGAGCGLFGPVYSQAWIPVVENTKASGTSFVAAAGNSGEGCVGSPGNDFKTFSIGASNADGDIADFSSGQVIDKSEWDDPPAEWPDTFIKPNVSAPGVNVLSSVPGGGYDDTFSGTTFIKPNVSAPGVNVLSSVPGGGYDDTFSGTSMATPHVAGATALIHSANPDASVSEIQQALNSTAWKPDDAPAPDDEKDTRYGMGIIDVYNATQQLAVSAPESELGDVNENGDVNVQDVRLTQQYLYGEEPESFNANLADMNRDGEVTTDDLRLLQRKVQGTLDEGAIQVSNLTAPDEVAENETITVTATLTNPGDEGAIQAVSLHVSENESDLGDGTPVTNKTIDMAPAGVDDPVDRPHETTVTFEVDADEIGAGDYHVGVFSEDDSASDEITVLGSNFAVSDLSAPSEVEQGNAFDVNATVTNTGNQEDTQTVEYRFRGSSERTTNVTLGAGESTTVGFEDIETEGVNAGTYQHGVHTEDDSATANIMVLEGFFDVNITDAPDEASLGETINVSASVENTGNATDEQTVTYDLMQGETAVAVVDSDEGYGEQVASTLRKELPDQYNVTMVEDQNAMEAVGEYDTFVMQDLDPAELDVQSFVEATNGQQTGVVWLDGWGSGSDAIPELSAATGNPSGATDGDGGSTPVYYNVTQDHPIFEGMADPGETVPIHTADYADRSWFSGYSGEVIADVGAESSTIGGSGLGADSANSTVLASSLGRESFVQNPDFTEAANQTLANTVTYVTGPGGTGAGEVASQDDTSANVTLDPGESETIEFTYTIGDDLDISADWFHTVTSEDDVDTAPVTIDVDRGAVEGTVVNNATGDPIEDAPANISVAVDDGNYTAVTDEDGTYRIEDVPAGTHNVTVSPDGYTNETTAVEVPANGTVTQDFSLAPMDGSISGTVTASDTGEPVANVTVAAEDNEGNVHEATTADNGTYTLDVPPGNYVVNVADTPGEYRPQEVVTVAPGEEVTGVDFQITPRNGSITGYVENAAGVPIEGAHVVDADQGAFNVTTDEDGSYEINDLDRGTYALRANADGYNATDISFVEVPANGTATQNFTVGSFLAVSDLSAPDTAAQGETINVSATITNTGAEQTTRTVFYFPPGTDFGGEMFTASSHLSERVTLDGGESTTVTFTYDVSTSREPGEYRHGASADEVASTTITIEESETPGEANYSVSDLSAPTTAEPGAEIGVNATITNTGNTTGTQTVEYLFNGSTANTSNVTLGPGESTTVAFSPTVPATEGTYEHGIETADDSAIANISVEGGEPEPAYFAVSNLTGPSEVGQGEEFTATATITNTXRGLEPDRSLGSRPGRGVHGDRHHHQHW
- a CDS encoding CARDB domain-containing protein produces the protein MTGPSEVGQGEEFTATATITNTGDEEGTQTIYPFLSEASAVSQYDLGELGTQEMLANFRPQATPQEVTIDGGESTTVSFTYEIAADKEPGNYSYVASSLQEIASHPLTITAANGSGQVSASSAPTLDNRADGLEHQRSVRGVAVIAG
- the tbsP gene encoding transcriptional regulator TbsP, whose translation is MATNTTSVRSSRSEVFRAVLPEEVSEILGVGFDEDSVEELIEILRALDDPPRVRLLAAESVLKWLRSDFVLASTAADLIAAETLSVRTTDEPFENMLVVTDEEVVSVVPAGETVAGLVSDDSEFVDATRNRWASAWETGEEFGLRTPAHSQVADSLTAEFGADVESDFEEMVGALATTRSAESSLDEVDVSVLVAAKHEEMLYDVSKWGERVGVASKATFSRAKNHLEERGLIETEKVPIDVGRPRQRLLLGDERLREADAEELVSVATSLLSTTGS